A genomic region of Chryseobacterium sp. KACC 21268 contains the following coding sequences:
- a CDS encoding molybdopterin molybdotransferase MoeA — protein MISVQEAQDIINQNIPKKKHQILPLKEALGYTTAEDIYSKYNIPNFPQSSMDGYAIRFEDKDLKLKIVGEMSAGTTEQFQLENGTACRIFTGAPLPIGADTVVMQEKIKIENNDYLIIEDSELEKSLNVRDAGSDAKKDTIAISKDSYLSAAAIGYLAGIGCTEVQVYAQPSISLILTGNELVQPGNDLEFGQVFESNSYQLESVLKQCGINSIEKFWVKDDPLEVEKTLNLAISKTDIVILVGGVSVGDYDYVIDATKKCGIEQQFHKIRQKPGKPFYFGTKDEKLVFGLPGNPSSALTCFYLYIAPLLSKVMKRPTITEKINATTTSVYKKKAGLTHFLKATYANGKVTPLHAQESYRLQSFAEANCLMILPENSEGCEKDEVVEIILLK, from the coding sequence AAATATTCCGAAAAAAAAACATCAGATTCTCCCTTTAAAAGAAGCATTAGGTTACACGACTGCGGAAGATATCTATTCAAAATATAATATTCCAAATTTTCCCCAATCTTCAATGGATGGTTACGCGATCCGTTTTGAAGATAAGGATTTAAAGCTAAAAATTGTAGGCGAAATGTCTGCTGGAACTACAGAACAGTTTCAACTTGAAAACGGAACAGCTTGCAGAATATTCACTGGAGCGCCACTTCCGATTGGTGCAGATACAGTGGTGATGCAGGAAAAAATTAAAATCGAAAATAATGATTATCTGATTATTGAAGATTCTGAACTCGAAAAAAGTTTAAATGTAAGAGATGCCGGCAGCGATGCGAAAAAAGATACTATTGCAATTAGCAAAGACAGCTATCTTTCAGCTGCAGCAATCGGTTATCTGGCTGGGATTGGCTGTACGGAAGTTCAAGTTTATGCGCAGCCTTCGATTTCATTGATTTTAACGGGGAATGAATTGGTGCAACCAGGAAACGATTTGGAATTCGGTCAAGTTTTCGAATCAAATTCCTATCAGCTGGAAAGTGTCCTGAAGCAATGTGGCATTAATTCGATAGAAAAATTTTGGGTAAAAGATGATCCTCTGGAAGTTGAAAAAACCTTGAATTTAGCGATTTCAAAAACCGATATTGTGATTTTGGTTGGCGGCGTGAGCGTCGGCGACTACGATTACGTCATTGATGCTACAAAAAAATGTGGAATTGAACAGCAGTTCCATAAAATCAGACAAAAACCAGGAAAACCGTTTTATTTTGGAACCAAAGATGAAAAACTGGTCTTTGGATTGCCGGGAAATCCATCGTCGGCGTTGACTTGTTTTTATTTGTACATCGCACCTTTGCTTTCAAAAGTAATGAAGCGTCCGACAATAACTGAAAAAATCAACGCAACTACAACTTCTGTTTACAAGAAAAAAGCTGGCCTGACGCATTTTCTCAAAGCAACGTACGCTAACGGAAAAGTTACGCCACTTCACGCGCAGGAATCTTACCGTCTACAGTCCTTTGCAGAAGCCAATTGTTTGATGATCTTGCCGGAAAATTCAGAAGGTTGTGAAAAAGATGAGGTTGTAGAAATCATATTATTAAAATAA
- a CDS encoding sulfite exporter TauE/SafE family protein, with protein sequence MNVEIFYLILFVIAALYAAVGHGGASGYLALMALYGVAPKEMKPTALVLNLFVSLTAFIQYYRGGHFKLRTFIPIAIASIPLAFVGGMIHIEDHLYKRILGVLLLFPVIRFFFFKSPEDSELKDPQIYLSLIFGGIIGLLSGMIGIGGGILLSPVLILLKWTNQKQTAAISAAFIFVNSVAGLGGMFTKEISFTNDMWMYIVYAFAGGLLGSYLASKKLHQNGLKYVLAVVLLMASYKLISSTI encoded by the coding sequence ATGAATGTAGAAATATTTTATTTGATTTTATTTGTCATCGCAGCTTTGTATGCGGCAGTCGGACACGGCGGTGCAAGCGGCTATTTGGCTTTGATGGCCTTGTACGGCGTCGCGCCAAAAGAGATGAAACCGACCGCTCTCGTTTTGAATTTGTTCGTGTCATTGACCGCTTTCATACAATATTACAGAGGCGGACATTTCAAACTTCGAACCTTTATTCCCATTGCTATTGCCTCTATTCCACTGGCCTTTGTTGGCGGCATGATCCATATCGAAGACCATTTGTACAAACGGATATTAGGTGTTTTGTTACTTTTTCCTGTCATCCGGTTTTTCTTTTTCAAAAGTCCGGAAGACAGTGAACTCAAGGATCCTCAGATCTATCTATCATTGATATTCGGAGGAATTATCGGTTTACTTTCTGGCATGATAGGCATTGGTGGCGGAATCTTACTTTCTCCGGTTCTGATCCTGTTGAAATGGACCAATCAAAAACAAACGGCAGCCATCAGCGCAGCTTTTATCTTTGTCAACTCTGTCGCAGGATTAGGCGGAATGTTTACCAAAGAGATTTCATTTACAAATGATATGTGGATGTATATTGTTTATGCATTTGCCGGTGGATTGTTAGGTTCTTATTTGGCATCCAAAAAACTACATCAAAATGGATTGAAATATGTCCTCGCAGTCGTACTTTTGATGGCTTCCTACAAATTAATATCAAGCACTATTTAA
- a CDS encoding molybdopterin-binding protein, which translates to MKNFVLLISFLLTTLNFAQSKSFEIIDPDNQKITVTSADLSKYSKHTIDSLQITNHLKEYRSTIKNVKGVLLRDVLSKVSFKEKSPKVLSEYYIVCVAEDGYKVVFSWNEIFNTSVGDRVIIIPEIEGRPKDGISTLSPTDFATGRRYVKMLKTIQLKKID; encoded by the coding sequence ATGAAAAATTTTGTCTTATTAATATCTTTTCTTCTCACTACTTTAAACTTTGCCCAATCGAAAAGCTTTGAGATTATTGATCCTGACAATCAAAAGATAACGGTCACATCTGCGGATTTATCCAAATATTCAAAACATACAATCGATAGCCTTCAGATCACCAATCATTTGAAGGAATATCGCTCGACAATCAAGAATGTGAAAGGTGTTTTGCTTCGAGACGTTCTTTCTAAAGTTTCATTTAAGGAGAAATCGCCAAAGGTTTTAAGCGAATATTACATTGTTTGCGTTGCAGAAGACGGCTACAAAGTGGTTTTTTCCTGGAACGAGATCTTCAATACTTCTGTTGGTGACAGAGTTATCATCATTCCGGAAATTGAAGGCAGACCAAAAGATGGCATCTCCACCTTGTCGCCAACCGATTTTGCAACAGGAAGACGTTATGTCAAAATGCTGAAAACAATCCAACTTAAAAAAATAGATTGA
- a CDS encoding MoaD/ThiS family protein, with the protein MATIKIISFGRLKEIIGSDLEWEAENSDEFLNQLNEKFPELEDLKLRIAVNQSIISENTELKNNDVVALMPPYSGG; encoded by the coding sequence ATGGCCACTATTAAGATCATAAGCTTTGGCAGATTGAAAGAAATTATAGGTTCAGATCTTGAATGGGAAGCTGAAAACTCAGATGAATTTTTGAATCAGCTTAATGAGAAATTTCCTGAGCTTGAAGATTTAAAGCTTAGAATCGCGGTCAATCAATCGATCATTTCAGAAAATACAGAATTAAAAAATAACGACGTGGTAGCTTTGATGCCACCCTATTCAGGCGGCTAA
- a CDS encoding HesA/MoeB/ThiF family protein, whose protein sequence is MMLNLERYDRQIKLQGFGIEAQEKLASAKVLVIGAGGLGCPVLQYLTATGVGNIGIVDDDRVSLSNLHRQILYTTSDIGKLKTEAAFERLSSMNPEIQINVITERISTKNAIQILSDYDFVIDCTDNFPTRYLLDDACRILKKPLIFGAIYQYEGQVAVFNVEDNKESSTHYRDLFPQPPKPGEVQDCNDAGVLGVLPGIIGTLQATELIKLITGIGEPLINRLMTINVLDYQTAIFDIPAENLTDKNIPSTIAEFEKMDYEVHCGIKQIGIKNISPAEFYSISKLPETIIIDVREIDEYPKLEIPYLSIPLSQLKENSTQIQHKNVIVVCQSGKRSLAGAQVLQEILGSDYNISHLEGGINQLNQKINE, encoded by the coding sequence ATGATGTTGAATTTGGAACGATACGACAGACAAATCAAACTCCAGGGTTTCGGAATCGAAGCTCAGGAAAAATTGGCATCAGCAAAGGTTCTTGTGATCGGTGCTGGTGGTTTGGGCTGTCCTGTTCTTCAATATCTGACCGCAACAGGTGTTGGAAATATTGGTATTGTAGATGATGATCGAGTTTCGCTCAGCAATTTGCATAGACAGATCCTCTACACAACGAGTGACATCGGGAAGCTCAAGACAGAAGCTGCATTTGAGAGGCTTAGTTCAATGAATCCTGAAATTCAAATCAATGTTATTACGGAGAGAATTAGTACAAAAAATGCCATTCAGATTTTATCTGATTATGATTTCGTAATTGATTGCACGGATAACTTCCCGACACGCTATTTGCTTGATGATGCCTGCAGGATCTTGAAAAAGCCTTTGATATTCGGGGCGATCTATCAGTATGAAGGTCAAGTCGCTGTTTTCAATGTTGAAGATAACAAAGAATCTTCAACGCATTATAGAGATCTTTTTCCTCAACCACCAAAACCCGGAGAAGTTCAGGATTGTAATGATGCTGGTGTTCTTGGCGTTTTGCCCGGAATTATTGGAACATTGCAAGCGACAGAATTGATCAAGCTGATCACAGGAATCGGAGAACCATTGATCAATAGATTAATGACCATCAATGTTCTGGATTATCAAACTGCCATTTTCGACATACCAGCGGAGAATCTAACTGACAAAAATATTCCTTCTACGATAGCTGAATTTGAGAAGATGGATTATGAAGTTCACTGCGGAATAAAGCAGATTGGAATTAAAAATATTTCTCCTGCAGAATTTTATTCAATTTCAAAACTTCCAGAAACCATCATCATAGATGTACGTGAGATCGATGAATATCCTAAGCTTGAGATTCCTTATTTATCGATACCTTTATCTCAATTAAAAGAGAATTCGACACAAATTCAGCACAAGAATGTCATTGTAGTCTGTCAGTCAGGTAAGAGAAGTCTTGCAGGTGCGCAAGTTTTACAGGAAATTCTTGGTTCTGATTACAACATCAGCCATTTGGAAGGTGGCATCAATCAATTAAATCAAAAGATCAATGAGTAA
- a CDS encoding molybdenum cofactor biosynthesis protein MoaE, with product MSKIKNIFQHLPISPLFIAESITKHSSKTEIGAHQIFLGQIRADKIDGKTVKAIEYTAYEDLALNQITEIREEIFAKYDITCMHIHHSLGIVNAGEICLFVFTSSKHRKEATLACNEVVERIKKELPIWGKEIFEDETHQWKINQ from the coding sequence ATGAGTAAGATCAAAAATATATTTCAACATTTACCAATTTCGCCGTTGTTCATCGCAGAAAGTATCACAAAACATTCTTCGAAGACGGAAATTGGGGCACATCAGATCTTCTTAGGACAAATCCGTGCTGATAAAATTGACGGTAAAACGGTAAAAGCCATTGAGTACACAGCTTATGAAGATTTGGCATTGAATCAAATAACCGAAATTCGAGAAGAGATCTTCGCTAAATATGACATCACTTGTATGCACATCCATCACAGTCTTGGTATTGTGAATGCTGGGGAAATTTGTTTGTTTGTATTCACCTCTTCCAAGCATAGAAAAGAGGCGACTTTGGCCTGTAATGAAGTGGTGGAACGCATTAAGAAAGAACTTCCGATCTGGGGCAAAGAGATCTTTGAGGACGAAACACATCAATGGAAAATAAACCAATAA
- the moaCB gene encoding bifunctional molybdenum cofactor biosynthesis protein MoaC/MoaB, with the protein MVDITFKTFTLRKAIAAATIKTSNISTVEAVKNGTVPKGNVLEFARASALLAIKKTSDVIPDCHPLPVEFASINYEMNDLNINITVEVHTIYKTGVEVEAMHGASVAALVIYDMLKPIDKNVEISNIKLLEKQGGKSNQENIETENLKAAVVVCSDSVSQGIKEDISGKFLVESLNNQGINHIDYSIVPDDLLAIRLQIELYKIKGCDLLLFTGGTGLSERDVTPEAVQPFITKEIPGVMETARNYGQDRVKTSMLSRGIAGFSDDMLILTLPGSAGAVKEYVQALFPQILHVFSVKNGDSH; encoded by the coding sequence ATGGTAGATATTACTTTTAAAACTTTCACACTTAGAAAAGCGATCGCTGCGGCGACAATTAAAACTTCAAATATCTCAACTGTAGAAGCCGTGAAAAATGGAACAGTTCCAAAAGGCAACGTCCTGGAATTTGCAAGAGCTTCCGCGTTGTTGGCGATCAAGAAAACAAGTGATGTGATCCCAGATTGTCATCCTTTGCCGGTTGAATTTGCTTCCATCAATTATGAAATGAATGATTTGAATATCAACATTACTGTCGAGGTCCATACCATTTACAAGACCGGCGTAGAAGTTGAAGCTATGCACGGCGCATCTGTAGCTGCTTTAGTGATCTATGATATGTTGAAACCAATCGATAAAAATGTTGAGATCTCCAACATCAAACTTCTGGAGAAGCAGGGTGGAAAAAGCAATCAGGAAAATATTGAGACAGAAAATTTGAAAGCTGCGGTCGTGGTTTGCAGTGATTCTGTTTCGCAAGGCATTAAAGAAGATATTTCAGGTAAATTCTTGGTCGAGTCTCTTAACAACCAAGGAATCAATCATATTGACTACTCTATTGTCCCCGATGATCTTCTGGCCATACGCCTACAAATCGAATTGTATAAAATCAAAGGCTGTGATCTACTCCTATTTACAGGCGGCACAGGTTTGTCAGAACGTGATGTAACGCCAGAAGCCGTGCAGCCATTCATCACAAAGGAAATTCCAGGTGTTATGGAAACTGCCAGAAATTATGGACAAGACCGCGTGAAAACATCGATGCTTTCCAGAGGAATTGCTGGTTTTTCTGATGATATGTTGATTTTAACTTTGCCTGGATCCGCAGGCGCTGTGAAGGAATATGTGCAAGCCTTGTTCCCGCAGATTTTGCACGTTTTTTCAGTGAAGAACGGAGATAGTCATTAA
- a CDS encoding cysteine desulfurase family protein: MTDFVYLDYNATTPVDQRVVDAMLPYFNSLYANSGSSHLFGLTVKEAIDEAGEQIAELISANPKEIIYTSGATEAVNLALKGIEKVNGKNHIITFKTEHKAVLDTCQNLEEQGFSVTYLDVGNDGLINFDDLKNAITDKTLMVCVMFVNNETGVIQPITEITKIAHDKNCLVFCDATQAVGKIPVNVKDLGIDIMAFSAHKFYGPKGIGALYVSSHLKKNMFAQIHGGAQQFNLRSGTLNVPGIIGMGKAAEIAIKEMASDSRKIKELRDELENSLLKIPNTFINGDQDNRIFNSFNICFSNVNSEQMILSLGNICVSSGSACNATTSKPSHVLKAMGISDLDALSSIRLSLGKFSTRSEIETAIQKIEKIVLQLRKES; this comes from the coding sequence ATGACTGATTTCGTTTATTTGGATTACAATGCTACAACGCCTGTTGACCAGCGGGTTGTCGACGCGATGCTTCCTTATTTTAATTCTTTGTATGCCAATTCGGGAAGTTCTCATTTGTTTGGGCTTACTGTGAAAGAGGCGATTGATGAAGCTGGAGAACAGATCGCAGAATTAATTTCGGCAAATCCAAAAGAGATCATTTATACATCTGGCGCAACGGAAGCTGTCAATTTAGCTTTAAAAGGGATTGAGAAAGTGAATGGTAAAAATCATATCATCACATTCAAAACCGAACACAAGGCAGTTTTGGACACTTGTCAAAATCTTGAAGAGCAGGGATTTTCTGTAACTTATCTCGATGTAGGAAATGATGGACTGATCAATTTTGATGATTTGAAAAATGCAATCACTGATAAAACTTTAATGGTTTGTGTGATGTTTGTCAACAATGAAACAGGCGTCATCCAGCCCATCACAGAAATTACCAAAATCGCTCACGACAAAAATTGTCTTGTTTTCTGTGATGCGACGCAGGCCGTGGGAAAAATTCCGGTGAATGTCAAAGATCTTGGAATTGATATAATGGCATTTTCGGCTCACAAATTTTATGGACCAAAGGGAATTGGTGCTTTGTACGTATCGTCACATCTGAAGAAAAATATGTTTGCGCAGATCCACGGCGGAGCTCAGCAATTCAACTTGCGAAGCGGCACTTTGAATGTTCCCGGAATCATCGGAATGGGAAAGGCAGCGGAAATAGCAATAAAAGAAATGGCGTCGGATTCACGAAAAATTAAAGAATTAAGAGATGAACTCGAAAATTCTCTATTAAAAATTCCCAACACATTCATCAATGGAGATCAGGACAATCGAATTTTTAACTCGTTTAATATTTGCTTTTCGAATGTCAATTCTGAACAGATGATCTTGTCGCTCGGCAATATCTGTGTATCAAGCGGTTCGGCTTGCAATGCGACAACATCCAAACCATCTCACGTTTTGAAGGCAATGGGAATAAGTGATCTGGATGCGCTTTCTTCAATTAGATTGAGTTTAGGTAAATTTAGTACCAGATCGGAGATTGAAACGGCGATACAAAAAATCGAGAAAATAGTACTTCAACTACGCAAAGAAAGTTAA